The Marinomonas maritima genome segment AATGCGTGCTGGTGGTGCTGGCATTCCTGCTTTTTATACCGCAACGGGTGTGGGTACGCCTGTCGCGGAAGGCAAAGAAACAAAAGTGTTTGATGGTCGTGAATATCTGATGGAAAAAGCCATTGTTGGCGATTTCGCCATTGTAAAAGGCTGGAAAGCCGACCGTTATGGCAATGTGGTTTATCGTCATACGGCGCAAAATTTTAATCCTCTTGCGGCGACCGCTGGCAAGATCACCGTGGTAGAAGTGGAAGAAATTGTTGAGGTCGGTGAATTAGACCCAGCGCACATTCACACGCCAGGCATTTATGTGGATCGAGTTGTGCTTGGCACCTTTGAAAAACGCATAGAAAAAAGAACCGTTAAACCAACAGAATAAAAATAGAGGTTTTTGTATGTCACTGACAAGAGAGCAAATGGCACAACGTGTTGCCCAAGAATTACAAGACGGTTTTTACGTCAACTTAGGCATCGGTATTCCTACTTTAGTTGCCAATTTCGTTCCGCATAATATGGACGTCATGTTGCAGTCTGAAAATGGCCTGCTTGGAATGGGGGAATTTCCAACGGAAGAAACCATAGACGCTGACATGATTAACGCAGGCAAACAAACCGTTACGACGGTTAAAGGGGCATCCATTTTTTCATCGGCTGAATCTTTCGCCATGATTCGTGGTGGCCATGTGGATTTAACCGTATTGGGTGCGTTCGAAGTCGATGTGAATGGCAATATTGCGTCGTGGATGATTCCAAATAAATTGATCAAAGGCATGGGCGGCGCGATGGATTTAGTGGCAGGCGCGGACAATATCATTGTCACCATGACGCACGCTTCTAAAACAGGTGAATCTAAGTTGTTATCTGAGTGCAGTTTGCCGTTAACAGGCAAAGGCTGCATTAAGAAAGTTTTAACGGATCTGGCGTGGTTAGAAA includes the following:
- a CDS encoding CoA transferase subunit A; protein product: MAGFDKVVASYEDAMIGLEDGMTVLAGGFGLCGIPENLIAEIKRKGTKGLTVVSNNCGVDGFGLGILLEDRQIRKMVSSYVGENALFEKQLLNGELEVELTPQGTLAEKMRAGGAGIPAFYTATGVGTPVAEGKETKVFDGREYLMEKAIVGDFAIVKGWKADRYGNVVYRHTAQNFNPLAATAGKITVVEVEEIVEVGELDPAHIHTPGIYVDRVVLGTFEKRIEKRTVKPTE
- a CDS encoding CoA transferase subunit B, whose product is MSLTREQMAQRVAQELQDGFYVNLGIGIPTLVANFVPHNMDVMLQSENGLLGMGEFPTEETIDADMINAGKQTVTTVKGASIFSSAESFAMIRGGHVDLTVLGAFEVDVNGNIASWMIPNKLIKGMGGAMDLVAGADNIIVTMTHASKTGESKLLSECSLPLTGKGCIKKVLTDLAWLEIEDGAFVLKERAPGVTVEEIIEKTQGKLIVPDHVPEMVFA